A stretch of Desulfovibrio aminophilus DSM 12254 DNA encodes these proteins:
- a CDS encoding tyrosine-type recombinase/integrase, which translates to MDWKKVPNLPGVRCREHPTRKGPSGRPDVYYVLRHYVDGKRYEEALGWASAGWTVKKVAAVMAQLKEAQRTGGGPQTLAAIRAQNQAAREEQAARERLESAEMLTLGNFFREHYLPIAKKKKASWYGDQNRFNCRINAALGDVPLRGLTREMIQAFLNGLVEAGLAPATVGQYRALIRRLCNVARQTSQEGIPLLEKSPADGLEVPKIFNSRDRFFSYEEADRLIEAAASRRSPDLHDAIILSLNTGLRMGELMRLAWADVDLRHEILTVREADKRKPGGKVPLNQDVVDVFEARLKRRKEDAELVFSPLWGDKRENLSHSFAKLVDELGLNDGVVDRRLRLVFHSLRHTFASWLALSGIDILKIKELMRHKTLAMTLRYAHLIPDATRAAVHQLRPDKLLKAKDE; encoded by the coding sequence ATGGACTGGAAAAAGGTGCCTAACCTCCCCGGCGTCAGGTGTCGGGAGCATCCCACGCGCAAGGGACCGAGCGGCCGCCCTGACGTGTACTACGTGCTTCGGCACTATGTCGATGGGAAAAGGTATGAGGAAGCCTTGGGCTGGGCCTCGGCCGGCTGGACCGTTAAAAAAGTGGCCGCCGTGATGGCCCAGCTAAAAGAGGCCCAGCGCACCGGCGGAGGGCCGCAAACGCTCGCGGCCATTCGCGCCCAAAACCAAGCAGCTCGAGAGGAACAGGCGGCTCGGGAGCGCCTGGAGTCGGCTGAGATGTTGACCCTGGGGAACTTCTTCCGGGAACACTATCTTCCGATTGCAAAAAAGAAAAAAGCCTCCTGGTACGGTGACCAAAATCGATTTAATTGCCGCATCAATGCCGCCTTGGGAGATGTCCCGCTTCGGGGGCTTACCCGAGAAATGATCCAGGCCTTCCTTAATGGCCTGGTCGAAGCCGGCTTGGCTCCCGCGACAGTGGGGCAATATCGAGCGCTTATCCGCCGCCTTTGCAATGTGGCGCGGCAAACAAGTCAGGAGGGCATTCCCCTCCTGGAAAAGAGTCCGGCGGATGGTCTGGAAGTGCCAAAAATCTTCAATTCCCGGGACCGCTTTTTCAGCTACGAAGAAGCCGATCGGCTTATCGAGGCGGCGGCCAGCAGGCGGTCCCCGGATCTTCACGATGCCATTATTCTCTCGTTGAACACGGGGTTGCGGATGGGGGAGTTGATGCGCTTGGCCTGGGCGGATGTGGACCTGCGGCACGAAATTCTGACTGTTCGCGAAGCGGACAAGAGGAAACCTGGGGGCAAGGTTCCCTTGAATCAGGACGTGGTGGACGTGTTTGAGGCCAGGCTTAAACGCCGGAAGGAGGACGCGGAGTTGGTCTTTTCTCCTTTATGGGGCGATAAGCGTGAAAATCTTTCTCATTCGTTTGCTAAGCTGGTAGATGAGCTTGGACTTAATGATGGAGTTGTGGACCGGCGGCTTCGCTTGGTGTTCCACAGCCTTCGACACACTTTTGCCTCATGGTTGGCTTTGTCTGGGATTGATATCCTCAAAATTAAGGAGTTAATGCGACACAAGACTCTGGCGATGACGCTTCGCTATGCGCACCTGATCCCAGACGCAACAAGGGCCGCAGTTCATCAACTGCGGCCCGATAAATTGTTGAAAGCAAAAGATGAGTAG
- a CDS encoding tyrosine-type recombinase/integrase, whose protein sequence is MLTDTAIRNAKPGQKQRKLSDEKGLFLLVAHSGGKWWRFKYRFAGKEKLLSLGTYPEVSLAQARERRDEARKLLARGIDPSAARKAEKRSGDDTFERIALEWYSRTRPRWGQTAATQILAQLKQNVFPWIGSRPIREINAAELLTAMRRIEERGAIYTAHRALQTCGRVFRYALACNKVDRDPTITLRGTLTSVKEKHRACILDPRTLGKLLRDIDGYQGTFVVRAALKLAPLLFVRPGELRHAEWPEVDLEAAEWRIPAAKMKMEDLHIVPLSRQAVAVLRELHPLTGKGKYVFPGFRSPARPMSENTVNAALRYMGYSAEQVTGHGFRATAMSLLNEQGWNRDAVDRQLAHAERNKVRAAYLHAEFLPERRRMMQAWADFLDGLRQGGKVIPIRAASGE, encoded by the coding sequence ATGCTCACGGATACCGCGATCCGCAACGCAAAGCCCGGACAGAAGCAACGCAAGCTGTCCGACGAAAAGGGCCTCTTCCTGCTTGTCGCTCACTCTGGGGGTAAGTGGTGGCGGTTCAAGTACCGCTTCGCCGGGAAGGAAAAACTCTTGAGCCTCGGCACCTATCCCGAAGTCTCGCTTGCCCAGGCCAGGGAACGCCGCGACGAGGCCCGCAAGCTCCTGGCGCGAGGCATCGACCCGAGCGCCGCCAGGAAGGCGGAGAAAAGGTCTGGTGATGATACTTTTGAGCGGATAGCCTTGGAGTGGTACAGCCGAACCCGCCCCAGGTGGGGCCAAACGGCCGCAACGCAAATCCTCGCGCAGCTCAAACAAAACGTGTTCCCCTGGATTGGCTCCAGGCCGATCCGGGAAATCAACGCAGCGGAACTACTGACGGCCATGCGGAGAATCGAGGAACGAGGCGCGATCTACACCGCCCATCGAGCCCTACAGACCTGCGGCCGAGTGTTCCGGTATGCGTTGGCCTGCAACAAGGTTGACCGCGACCCCACAATAACCCTGCGGGGCACCCTGACCTCCGTCAAGGAAAAGCACCGCGCCTGCATCCTCGATCCTCGGACGCTTGGGAAGCTCCTGCGCGACATTGACGGCTATCAGGGAACATTCGTTGTCCGGGCCGCCCTCAAGCTGGCCCCCCTGCTCTTTGTTCGGCCCGGGGAGCTTCGCCATGCCGAGTGGCCCGAGGTTGACCTTGAAGCGGCGGAATGGCGCATCCCGGCCGCCAAGATGAAAATGGAAGACCTTCATATTGTCCCCCTATCCCGGCAGGCCGTCGCGGTCCTACGGGAGCTTCACCCCCTGACCGGCAAGGGCAAGTATGTCTTTCCCGGCTTCCGATCCCCGGCCAGACCTATGAGTGAGAACACAGTCAACGCGGCCCTACGCTACATGGGGTATTCCGCAGAACAAGTGACGGGGCACGGCTTCCGTGCAACGGCAATGTCACTCCTGAATGAACAAGGGTGGAACCGCGATGCCGTTGACCGCCAGCTTGCCCATGCCGAGCGGAACAAGGTGCGGGCGGCGTATCTCCATGCGGAGTTTCTTCCCGAGCGCCGCCGCATGATGCAGGCATGGGCGGACTTCCTGGACGGCCTCCGCCAAGGTGGGAAGGTGATCCCGATCCGGGCGGCAAGCGGAGAATGA